In Deinococcus puniceus, one genomic interval encodes:
- a CDS encoding alginate O-acetyltransferase AlgF, whose translation MLRVFPLTCLLIGLAAAQETGLYDPAPPADSAFVRVINAPAATLGGKAVTALKGAASAYVVIPQGEFAANIGTSTSKLKVEAGKFYSVVSRGGTVMLLADQAAENRAKALLTIYNLSKNASIDLKTADGKTAVVAGVKTGQSGSRAVNGITVDLAAFAGTRALGTLKGVKLERGNAYALVLTDSGLTLTQSSTKTK comes from the coding sequence ATGCTAAGAGTCTTTCCTCTGACTTGCCTGTTGATTGGCCTCGCCGCTGCTCAGGAAACGGGCCTGTATGACCCCGCTCCGCCCGCCGACTCGGCCTTCGTGCGGGTGATCAATGCACCCGCCGCCACGCTGGGAGGTAAAGCTGTGACTGCCCTGAAGGGAGCGGCCAGCGCCTACGTGGTCATTCCGCAAGGAGAGTTTGCCGCCAACATCGGTACATCCACCAGCAAGCTGAAGGTCGAGGCGGGCAAGTTCTACAGTGTGGTCAGTCGCGGCGGCACAGTCATGCTGCTGGCCGATCAGGCTGCTGAGAACCGGGCCAAAGCGCTGTTGACGATCTACAACCTGAGCAAGAATGCCAGTATCGACCTGAAAACGGCGGACGGAAAAACGGCGGTGGTTGCGGGCGTCAAAACGGGCCAGAGCGGCAGCCGCGCCGTCAACGGTATTACGGTGGATTTGGCCGCGTTCGCGGGTACTAGGGCGCTGGGTACCCTCAAAGGCGTGAAGCTGGAGCGCGGCAACGCCTACGCGCTCGTGCTGACCGACAGCGGCCTGACCCTCACCCAGAGCAGCACCAAGACCAAATAA
- a CDS encoding alginate O-acetyltransferase AlgX-related protein, which translates to MIRSRWTRAAQIVLALAPLSLGGALAQAAVSSVQPTYAACAKSSDIDGKGTYELFGSNGWIFESYEFSALEGLRGTSVAALTRLAKAFKARGSTLILVPVPTRAVSADKTLDFARYPQLQFSKDHYVASWNTMIAQARATGITVIDLLPTVLDFQVNARGEDFFQSRDHHWSLSGMEAATTQIAAQISALAQAQKLDLERQQGELTIKPAGGSAGSMGSHYMKACDLKIEAMPVYDATYTAESTSLLDDVEPVIGIFGDSFGLSYSSTRVDKNFGVLLEAKTALPVVNNSVSGNGRTATLAGYLADPALVDKLPPFVVVPFMGGISNSDFDYGQMTAALIGCSDANRIAQTKFSTPAAKMVFAPQPQGASKGNSLIHIHTDAPTNYLEVREGTYTDGSPLKFEIYRTSASYFTGSRTDFYSLLADEKSVRSLAVQLEKQGPVSGYVEVCRIPDALR; encoded by the coding sequence GTGATCCGTTCCCGGTGGACACGGGCCGCCCAGATCGTGCTGGCTCTGGCTCCACTCTCCCTCGGGGGGGCTCTGGCGCAGGCCGCCGTTTCCTCGGTACAGCCTACCTACGCCGCTTGCGCTAAGTCCAGCGACATCGATGGGAAGGGCACCTACGAATTGTTCGGCTCGAACGGCTGGATTTTTGAGAGTTACGAATTTTCAGCTTTAGAAGGCCTGAGAGGCACTTCAGTGGCGGCCCTGACCCGGCTGGCCAAAGCGTTCAAGGCGCGGGGTTCTACCCTGATTCTGGTACCGGTGCCCACGCGCGCCGTGAGCGCCGACAAGACGCTCGACTTCGCACGCTACCCACAACTTCAGTTTTCCAAAGACCACTATGTGGCGTCGTGGAACACCATGATCGCTCAGGCGCGGGCTACGGGAATCACGGTCATCGATCTGCTGCCCACTGTCCTCGATTTTCAAGTCAATGCACGCGGTGAAGATTTTTTTCAATCCCGTGACCACCACTGGTCTCTGTCTGGAATGGAGGCCGCCACCACACAAATCGCCGCACAGATTTCGGCCCTCGCCCAGGCCCAGAAGCTTGACCTGGAGCGGCAGCAAGGTGAGCTGACCATCAAGCCCGCGGGGGGATCTGCGGGGTCAATGGGTTCGCACTATATGAAGGCCTGTGATCTCAAGATCGAGGCGATGCCCGTGTACGACGCCACTTACACTGCCGAATCCACCTCACTCCTCGATGACGTCGAGCCGGTGATCGGTATTTTTGGCGACAGCTTCGGCCTGAGCTACAGCAGTACCCGAGTGGACAAAAACTTTGGCGTACTGTTGGAGGCCAAAACCGCGCTGCCGGTGGTGAACAACTCGGTCTCTGGAAACGGCAGGACGGCGACCCTAGCGGGCTACTTGGCAGATCCGGCGCTGGTGGACAAGTTGCCGCCGTTCGTGGTGGTGCCGTTTATGGGCGGGATTTCCAACAGCGATTTCGATTACGGCCAGATGACTGCCGCCCTGATCGGCTGTTCCGACGCGAACCGCATCGCTCAAACTAAATTTTCGACTCCGGCGGCAAAGATGGTATTTGCACCCCAGCCGCAAGGGGCCAGCAAGGGCAACAGCTTGATTCATATTCATACCGACGCGCCCACGAATTACCTTGAAGTCAGAGAGGGGACTTACACGGACGGCTCGCCCCTGAAGTTTGAAATCTACCGGACGTCTGCTTCCTATTTCACGGGCAGCCGAACCGACTTCTATAGCCTGCTGGCCGACGAAAAATCTGTCCGTTCCCTAGCCGTTCAACTGGAAAAGCAAGGGCCTGTGTCCGGCTACGTCGAAGTGTGCCGCATTCCGGACGCTTTGCGCTGA
- a CDS encoding NAD(P)/FAD-dependent oxidoreductase: MSLPSELAQPDLLIVGAGLGGLVCARDAVGAGLRVKVLDKSKGVSGRAATRRIPLDDGREARLDHGARFFTARHDRTRALAEAGLREGWLSEWTRTVSEWQGGAIHTAPDGHPRYAPAEGFSAMGRALARGLDVQTNTEVTSLERRGKGWRVHTRDGASWDAPRLILNLPAPQVAALLEDHEVGDAAEAVGRVRFDPCWAVGVVLEQDLIDHTWPALKLTGHPTLDWIAREHTKRAPGHPPALMLHAGAEWSRANLERRPDEVLPELLEAAAEVLGQRLPHLHAFAHRWRYATPTARVPEPCHWDEELNIGWCGDWLTPDPHGPRVEAALLSGWRLAARVGAGS; encoded by the coding sequence TTGAGTCTGCCCTCTGAACTTGCCCAGCCTGACCTACTGATCGTCGGCGCGGGCTTAGGGGGGCTGGTCTGTGCGCGGGACGCTGTGGGCGCAGGCCTACGCGTCAAAGTGCTGGACAAATCCAAGGGCGTGTCGGGGCGGGCCGCCACCCGCCGGATTCCCTTAGATGATGGCCGCGAAGCACGGCTGGATCACGGCGCACGCTTTTTTACGGCCCGTCATGACCGCACCAGAGCGCTGGCAGAAGCAGGCCTCCGCGAAGGCTGGCTGAGTGAATGGACGCGCACGGTCAGCGAGTGGCAAGGCGGCGCAATTCACACCGCGCCAGACGGCCATCCCCGCTACGCGCCCGCCGAGGGCTTTAGCGCCATGGGCCGCGCCCTCGCACGCGGGCTGGACGTACAGACCAATACCGAAGTGACCAGTTTGGAACGCCGGGGCAAGGGCTGGCGCGTGCATACCCGCGACGGCGCAAGCTGGGACGCCCCGCGCCTGATCCTCAATTTGCCCGCCCCGCAAGTGGCCGCCCTGCTGGAAGATCACGAGGTTGGCGACGCTGCCGAAGCGGTGGGCCGCGTGCGCTTCGATCCGTGCTGGGCGGTGGGCGTGGTGCTTGAGCAGGATTTGATAGACCACACTTGGCCTGCCCTGAAACTGACTGGACACCCGACACTGGACTGGATCGCCCGCGAACACACCAAACGCGCTCCCGGACACCCGCCCGCGCTGATGCTCCACGCCGGGGCCGAGTGGTCACGCGCCAACTTGGAGCGCCGCCCCGACGAGGTACTGCCAGAATTATTAGAGGCTGCCGCCGAAGTGTTGGGCCAACGTTTGCCTCACCTGCACGCCTTTGCCCACCGCTGGCGCTACGCCACCCCCACCGCCCGCGTGCCCGAACCCTGCCACTGGGATGAAGAATTAAATATCGGCTGGTGCGGCGATTGGCTGACGCCCGATCCACACGGCCCAAGGGTAGAAGCGGCCTTGCTGAGTGGTTGGCGGTTGGCGGCGAGGGTGGGGGCCGGATCGTAG
- a CDS encoding M23 family metallopeptidase, translating into MLCVGAGGTWAAAHYAAALPDSVIAKPSRQFGLPFAGAPGPNTWLLGQGYGNTTGAYRQRRSTYGNLQGVHAGLDFSAPCGTPVRAIGDGVVSEVDGPHGSPPHNLVIDHSGNLSSLYGHLRVRSSLRVGQRVTRGQVIGESGDSQFTCVSAPHLHLELRDRSHQRFFNPLPYIAADWDSLALAGSFGRGYQYDLSTPRKWQTPESQPEVRRGGRILNEFAKPWPPAPGGAR; encoded by the coding sequence ATGTTGTGCGTTGGTGCGGGCGGCACGTGGGCAGCGGCCCACTATGCGGCGGCCCTGCCCGACAGCGTCATCGCCAAACCCTCGCGGCAATTCGGGCTGCCTTTTGCGGGTGCGCCGGGGCCGAACACTTGGCTGCTGGGGCAGGGGTACGGCAACACCACGGGCGCGTATCGGCAACGCCGCAGCACCTACGGCAACCTTCAGGGTGTACACGCGGGGCTGGATTTCAGTGCGCCCTGCGGCACCCCGGTGCGGGCCATCGGGGACGGCGTAGTGTCCGAAGTGGACGGCCCACACGGCAGCCCGCCGCACAATCTGGTCATCGATCATTCGGGCAACCTGAGCAGTCTGTACGGCCATCTGCGGGTGCGCTCGTCTCTGCGGGTGGGGCAGCGCGTGACACGGGGGCAGGTGATCGGTGAAAGCGGAGACTCCCAATTCACCTGTGTCAGTGCGCCGCATCTGCATCTGGAACTGCGTGACCGCTCGCATCAGCGCTTCTTCAATCCGTTGCCGTACATCGCCGCCGATTGGGATTCTCTGGCGCTGGCAGGCAGCTTTGGCCGGGGCTACCAGTACGACCTGAGTACGCCGCGCAAATGGCAAACGCCCGAATCTCAGCCTGAAGTGCGGCGCGGCGGGCGCATTCTGAACGAGTTCGCCAAGCCCTGGCCACCCGCGCCGGGGGGAGCGAGGTGA
- a CDS encoding AI-2E family transporter yields MPPLPTREVHDNAFQHAWRNPWVRLAVFGLIAYLMYRLLGQITSVVVDFLVAFLIAYLANPLLNWLQRGRVKRGLGVLFVLLMFGGIFAMAGALIVTISAQFIQLFQDLPGQVEQLSSGLDRLTGWLTGLGVPGLDNARERLTEAAQTYLQSLEDNIVPILQNALSSSSTVFAGLMSIGGFIGQVLLILLLSVYLMLDYARVNVTLLRVFPRPWQPRVLELSGLVGTAVGGYVRGQLLIAIFIGVFVWLGLTLLGIPSAAAIGFLAGAFNIVPYLGPVVGATPALLLALPDGWVKMLLVVVVFVAANQIESNFLSPYILSKTTDLHPITVLVAILVGVALLGFVGALLAVPVVALGKLLLEKYYYASRVYSEGP; encoded by the coding sequence ATGCCACCCCTACCCACCAGAGAAGTTCATGACAACGCATTTCAGCACGCTTGGCGAAATCCGTGGGTGCGGTTGGCCGTCTTTGGGCTGATCGCCTACCTGATGTACCGCCTGCTGGGGCAGATCACCAGTGTGGTAGTGGATTTTCTGGTGGCCTTCCTGATCGCCTACCTTGCCAATCCCCTGCTGAACTGGTTGCAGCGCGGAAGGGTCAAACGTGGGCTGGGCGTCTTGTTCGTACTGCTGATGTTCGGCGGCATCTTTGCGATGGCTGGGGCCTTGATCGTCACTATTTCCGCGCAATTCATTCAATTGTTTCAGGATTTGCCGGGCCAAGTGGAGCAGCTCAGCTCGGGCCTAGACCGATTGACGGGCTGGCTCACGGGGTTGGGCGTGCCGGGCCTAGACAATGCCCGCGAACGCCTGACCGAGGCGGCGCAGACCTACCTGCAAAGTCTGGAAGACAACATCGTCCCCATCTTGCAAAACGCCCTGAGTTCGTCTAGCACGGTGTTCGCAGGCCTGATGTCTATCGGCGGTTTTATCGGGCAAGTACTGCTGATTTTGCTGCTGTCGGTGTACCTGATGCTGGATTACGCCCGCGTGAACGTGACCCTGCTGCGCGTGTTTCCGCGCCCCTGGCAGCCGCGTGTGCTGGAACTGTCGGGCCTCGTGGGCACGGCGGTGGGCGGCTACGTGCGCGGGCAACTGCTGATCGCCATTTTTATCGGCGTGTTCGTGTGGCTGGGCCTGACCCTGCTAGGCATTCCTAGCGCCGCCGCCATCGGCTTTTTGGCGGGTGCGTTCAATATCGTGCCGTACTTGGGGCCAGTGGTGGGGGCCACGCCCGCGCTGCTGCTGGCGCTGCCCGATGGCTGGGTCAAGATGCTGCTGGTCGTGGTGGTGTTCGTGGCCGCCAACCAAATAGAAAGTAACTTCCTGAGCCCCTACATTCTGAGCAAAACCACCGATCTGCACCCGATTACGGTGCTAGTGGCAATTTTGGTGGGCGTAGCGCTGCTGGGCTTCGTGGGAGCGCTGCTGGCCGTGCCGGTGGTGGCGCTGGGCAAACTGCTGCTGGAAAAGTACTACTACGCCAGCCGGGTGTACAGCGAAGGGCCGTAA
- a CDS encoding MBOAT family O-acyltransferase, which produces MVFSSNVFLFLFLPLFLVVYYLLPFKARSAWILAGSYALYGWWRLDFLWLLMAITGVAYAYGLVLDRQPDGPKRRWTLISAIVLNLGALAYFKYANFGIESFNALTTSLGLQAFSWTPILLPIGLSFFIFHAISYIVDVYRREEPPTHKLLDFAAFIALFPHLIAGPVLKYNLLADQFRTRTHTLEKFSYGATRFMTGFAKKVLIADTIAPLVTASFNQPDPTMADAWLGAAAYTLQLYFDFSGYSDMAIGLAAMMGFKFPENFNHPYISRSITEFWRRWHMSLSSWLREYLYISLGGNRYGRARTYLNLWLTMVLGGLWHGANWTFVLWGIWHGSILAIERRLKETNGWKPSPAWLTIPGTLLLVMVGWVMFRADNVPDAFRMYRGMIGLNGVGLSDTLAWQVRGSVLVTMLLGTVLVFVAPVWGARVGDLGSRLLRPRLAVGATLVLLPLFVVAILKLSAQSYTPFLYFQF; this is translated from the coding sequence GTGGTCTTCAGTTCCAACGTCTTCCTGTTCCTGTTTCTCCCACTCTTTCTGGTCGTCTATTACCTGTTGCCCTTCAAGGCCCGCAGCGCGTGGATTCTGGCAGGCAGCTACGCGCTGTACGGCTGGTGGCGACTGGACTTCCTGTGGCTCCTGATGGCGATTACGGGCGTGGCCTATGCCTACGGATTGGTGCTAGACAGACAACCGGACGGCCCCAAACGGCGCTGGACGCTGATCTCGGCCATCGTGCTGAACCTCGGCGCACTGGCCTATTTCAAGTACGCCAACTTCGGCATCGAGAGCTTTAATGCCCTGACCACCAGCCTGGGCCTCCAAGCCTTCAGTTGGACACCCATTTTGCTGCCCATCGGACTGAGTTTTTTTATCTTTCATGCCATCAGTTACATCGTAGACGTGTATAGGCGCGAGGAACCGCCCACGCACAAGCTGCTGGATTTCGCGGCCTTCATCGCGCTGTTTCCGCACCTGATCGCCGGGCCAGTGCTGAAATACAACCTGCTGGCCGATCAGTTCCGCACCCGCACCCACACGCTGGAAAAGTTCAGCTACGGGGCCACCCGCTTTATGACCGGGTTTGCCAAGAAGGTCTTGATTGCCGACACCATCGCGCCGTTGGTCACGGCCAGCTTCAATCAGCCTGATCCCACGATGGCCGATGCGTGGCTGGGGGCCGCCGCCTACACCCTCCAGTTGTACTTCGATTTCAGCGGCTACAGCGATATGGCCATTGGGCTGGCGGCCATGATGGGCTTCAAGTTCCCCGAAAACTTCAACCATCCGTATATCAGCCGTTCCATCACCGAATTTTGGCGCAGATGGCACATGAGCCTGAGCAGTTGGCTGCGCGAATACCTGTACATCAGCTTGGGCGGGAACCGCTATGGCCGCGCACGCACGTACCTGAACCTGTGGCTGACGATGGTACTCGGCGGCCTGTGGCACGGGGCCAACTGGACGTTTGTGCTGTGGGGCATCTGGCACGGCAGCATTTTGGCCATCGAGCGCCGCCTGAAAGAGACCAACGGGTGGAAGCCGAGTCCGGCGTGGCTGACCATTCCCGGCACGCTGCTGCTGGTCATGGTGGGCTGGGTCATGTTCCGCGCCGACAACGTGCCAGACGCCTTCCGGATGTACCGGGGCATGATCGGTCTCAACGGTGTAGGTCTCAGCGACACGCTGGCCTGGCAAGTGCGCGGCAGTGTGCTGGTCACGATGCTGCTGGGCACAGTGTTGGTCTTCGTTGCACCAGTCTGGGGGGCGCGGGTCGGTGATCTGGGCAGCCGGTTGCTGCGGCCCCGGCTTGCGGTGGGGGCCACGTTGGTCTTGCTGCCCCTGTTCGTGGTCGCCATTCTGAAGCTGTCGGCGCAAAGTTACACGCCCTTTCTGTACTTCCAGTTCTGA
- the ilvA gene encoding threonine ammonia-lyase, biosynthetic produces the protein MMQANEFKPGTLDAMDVLRLALTSKVYGAAIETALSEAPGLSRRTGNRVLLKREDQQPIFSFKIRGAYNKMSQLTAAEAARGVICASAGNHAQGVAFAAQALGIRAVIVMPATTPDIKVQACRQRGAEVVLHGDSFSDAEAHAYGLQQDSGLTFVHPYDDPLVLAGQGTVALELLRQLDAPHGFTVFVPVGGGGLIAGVSGVLKALRPDIRIVGVEPDDSDAMYQSLQAGERVRLDTVGIFVDGVAVKQVGAYTFDLTRRYVDDWVRVNTDAVCAAIKDVFDDTRAVMEPAGALAVAGLKKYATERGLQGEVLVALTCGANVNFDRLRHVAERAEIGEQREAILAVTIPERPGAFRQFIEVIGGRAITEFNYRYAPRTDAQIFVGVQLAQAGQRPALVRQLTDLGYPVTDLTEDELAKVHVRHMVGGRAPEATDERVYSFTFPERPGALLEFLTHLHAGWNISLFHYRNHGSAHGRVLAGIQVPDTEMDAFATFLEGLGYPAEDATQNAAYRLFLT, from the coding sequence ATGATGCAGGCCAACGAATTCAAACCCGGAACCCTCGACGCGATGGATGTGCTGCGGCTGGCGCTGACCAGCAAGGTGTACGGCGCGGCCATCGAAACGGCGCTCAGCGAGGCTCCGGGCCTCAGCAGGCGCACGGGCAACCGCGTCTTGCTGAAACGGGAAGACCAGCAACCTATCTTTTCCTTCAAAATTCGCGGCGCATACAACAAGATGAGCCAACTGACGGCGGCGGAAGCGGCACGCGGCGTGATCTGCGCCTCGGCGGGCAACCACGCGCAGGGCGTAGCATTCGCGGCGCAGGCGCTCGGCATCCGCGCCGTGATCGTGATGCCCGCCACCACACCCGACATCAAGGTGCAGGCGTGCAGGCAACGCGGTGCCGAAGTGGTGCTGCACGGCGACAGTTTCAGCGACGCGGAAGCCCATGCCTACGGCCTTCAGCAGGATTCGGGCCTGACCTTCGTGCATCCTTACGACGATCCCCTGGTGCTGGCCGGTCAGGGCACGGTGGCGCTGGAACTGCTGCGGCAACTGGACGCACCACACGGCTTTACGGTGTTCGTTCCGGTGGGCGGCGGCGGCCTCATTGCGGGCGTGTCCGGCGTGCTGAAGGCGTTGCGGCCCGATATTCGCATTGTGGGCGTGGAACCCGACGACTCTGACGCCATGTACCAGAGCCTTCAGGCGGGCGAGCGCGTGCGGCTGGACACGGTGGGCATTTTCGTGGACGGCGTGGCGGTCAAGCAGGTGGGCGCGTATACGTTTGACTTGACGCGGCGCTACGTGGACGACTGGGTGCGCGTGAATACCGATGCAGTCTGCGCGGCCATAAAAGACGTGTTCGACGATACCCGCGCCGTGATGGAACCCGCCGGAGCTTTGGCGGTAGCGGGCCTGAAAAAGTACGCCACCGAGCGCGGGCTGCAAGGCGAAGTGCTGGTGGCCCTGACCTGCGGCGCAAACGTGAACTTCGACCGCCTGCGCCATGTGGCCGAACGCGCCGAAATTGGCGAGCAGCGCGAGGCGATCCTGGCCGTGACCATCCCCGAACGCCCCGGCGCATTCCGGCAATTTATCGAAGTGATCGGCGGGCGGGCCATCACCGAATTCAATTACCGTTACGCCCCCCGCACCGACGCCCAAATTTTTGTGGGCGTGCAACTGGCACAGGCTGGGCAGCGGCCCGCGTTGGTGCGCCAACTGACCGATCTGGGCTACCCCGTGACCGATCTGACCGAAGACGAACTCGCCAAAGTGCATGTGCGCCATATGGTGGGAGGCCGCGCCCCCGAAGCCACCGACGAGCGCGTGTATTCTTTCACCTTCCCGGAACGCCCCGGCGCACTGCTGGAATTCCTGACCCACCTGCACGCGGGCTGGAATATCAGCCTGTTCCATTACCGCAATCACGGCAGCGCACATGGCCGGGTCTTGGCCGGAATACAGGTGCCAGACACCGAAATGGACGCCTTCGCCACGTTCTTGGAGGGCTTGGGCTATCCGGCAGAGGACGCGACTCAGAACGCGGCGTACCGGTTGTTTTTGACTTGA
- a CDS encoding CoA-binding protein → MTLLTSTADVIRVLTDNKTIAVIGFHRDTVKPAHYVPEYMHRQGYSVIPVNPSLAARGESFFGQKAVSTLAEIVTPVDVVEVFRRSDKVHDHLADILAMNPLPKVVWLQLGIRDDATAQELAAHGIDVIQDRCMLADHRALL, encoded by the coding sequence ATGACCCTACTGACTTCCACCGCCGACGTGATTCGCGTGCTGACCGACAACAAAACCATCGCCGTGATCGGCTTTCACCGCGACACCGTGAAGCCCGCCCATTACGTGCCCGAATACATGCACCGCCAAGGCTACAGCGTCATTCCGGTGAATCCGTCTTTGGCGGCGCGGGGCGAGAGCTTTTTTGGGCAAAAGGCGGTGTCTACGCTGGCCGAGATTGTCACGCCTGTAGATGTGGTGGAAGTCTTCCGGCGCAGCGACAAGGTGCATGACCATCTGGCCGATATTCTGGCGATGAACCCGCTGCCCAAGGTGGTCTGGCTGCAACTGGGCATCCGCGACGACGCCACCGCGCAGGAACTCGCTGCACACGGCATAGACGTGATTCAAGACCGCTGCATGTTGGCCGATCACCGGGCGCTGCTTTGA
- a CDS encoding alginate O-acetyltransferase AlgX-related protein encodes MTEVAQDTVKRKDEHPAAPRLLRWLPAAFLLGVVGLGAVATLGSPGFRERVAGQDVLTGTWQLAWEKGLDAKVPWRDPSVNLWGRLNYRLFGEAREGALVGKEGWLFTSEEYQTAEGDEAEIAAKVKYISEVQEELAKDGAKLVVALIPAKTRLYAEFLSVPVPRQQADTYASFRVALTQAGIAAPDLLASLQGEKQEDAGDLFFRTDTHWTPYGAAIAARTLAPAITELAPDLPPAEYAMQIKPATERTGDLLRYVPGPAPDQVRELDYTRTDEGGGGLLGEETLAVTLVGTSYSAEGKDNVWHFAGALSQALGTEVLNAAQEGKGPIVPMRDYLKSEDRQNNPPQVVIWEIPERFLRVAYKESP; translated from the coding sequence ATGACTGAAGTTGCTCAGGACACCGTAAAACGCAAAGACGAACATCCTGCCGCGCCGCGCTTGCTGCGCTGGCTGCCCGCCGCCTTCCTGCTGGGCGTGGTCGGGTTAGGCGCAGTGGCAACCCTCGGCAGTCCCGGCTTCCGCGAGCGCGTGGCGGGCCAAGACGTGCTGACGGGCACTTGGCAACTGGCCTGGGAAAAGGGTCTGGATGCCAAAGTGCCGTGGCGTGACCCCAGCGTGAATCTGTGGGGCCGCCTCAATTACCGTCTGTTCGGAGAAGCCCGCGAGGGCGCACTGGTGGGCAAGGAAGGCTGGCTGTTCACCAGCGAGGAATACCAGACGGCGGAGGGTGACGAGGCCGAAATTGCCGCCAAAGTGAAGTACATCTCGGAGGTGCAGGAGGAGTTGGCCAAAGACGGAGCCAAGCTGGTGGTTGCCCTGATTCCCGCCAAAACCCGCCTGTATGCCGAGTTTCTGTCTGTGCCTGTTCCCCGCCAGCAGGCCGATACTTACGCTTCTTTCCGCGTTGCCCTCACCCAAGCCGGGATCGCCGCGCCTGATCTGCTCGCCAGCCTTCAGGGAGAAAAACAAGAAGATGCAGGCGACCTGTTCTTCCGCACCGATACTCACTGGACGCCGTATGGCGCAGCAATAGCCGCCCGAACGTTGGCCCCGGCCATCACAGAACTGGCCCCCGATTTGCCGCCCGCCGAGTATGCAATGCAGATCAAGCCTGCCACCGAACGCACAGGCGACCTTCTGCGCTACGTGCCCGGCCCAGCACCCGACCAAGTGCGGGAATTGGACTACACCCGCACCGACGAGGGCGGCGGCGGTCTGCTGGGCGAAGAAACTCTGGCCGTTACGTTGGTGGGCACCAGCTACAGCGCCGAGGGCAAAGACAACGTATGGCATTTCGCCGGGGCGCTCTCGCAGGCCCTAGGCACCGAAGTATTGAACGCCGCGCAAGAAGGCAAAGGCCCGATTGTGCCTATGCGTGACTACCTGAAAAGTGAAGACCGCCAGAACAACCCCCCACAAGTCGTCATTTGGGAAATACCAGAACGGTTCCTGCGGGTGGCGTACAAAGAATCGCCGTAA
- a CDS encoding VOC family protein produces the protein MANEKVVPIFPTANLKATLEFYTMLGFKILYEQHAPYVYGSVALENIQIDFIGNKNIAPNHENGHMCLVAVTNIDELNKLFSSRIKAAFGKQLRSGVPRMNGVNDVKSGDRRFNMVDPAGNYLIFVQIAEKTAKPTKVESSSPLTPLARAVKAARLFAYSRDDPKLAAEHLDRALEKPDLLSVVTQFQAFILRADIAVMLDDRVTLEKYIKAAKSLVLEEADLLEVQEEVERLSELEG, from the coding sequence GTGGCGAACGAAAAGGTTGTTCCAATTTTTCCGACTGCAAACTTAAAAGCAACTCTCGAATTTTATACTATGCTAGGGTTTAAAATTCTCTACGAACAGCACGCACCTTATGTATATGGGAGTGTGGCACTTGAGAATATTCAAATTGATTTTATCGGCAACAAAAACATAGCGCCGAATCACGAAAATGGGCATATGTGTTTGGTGGCAGTAACCAATATAGATGAGTTGAACAAACTATTCTCAAGTCGAATCAAAGCAGCTTTCGGTAAGCAACTCCGCAGTGGTGTTCCGCGAATGAATGGGGTGAATGACGTGAAAAGCGGTGATCGTCGTTTCAATATGGTTGACCCCGCTGGGAATTACCTCATTTTTGTTCAAATTGCAGAAAAAACCGCGAAGCCCACCAAAGTAGAGAGCAGTTCGCCCCTGACCCCACTGGCGCGAGCCGTGAAAGCGGCAAGGTTGTTTGCCTACTCAAGAGATGACCCCAAATTAGCAGCGGAGCATCTCGATCGTGCCCTCGAGAAACCAGATTTGCTAAGCGTTGTGACGCAATTCCAAGCTTTTATCTTGCGAGCTGATATTGCTGTCATGTTGGACGACAGAGTGACCCTCGAGAAATACATCAAAGCCGCAAAAAGCTTGGTTCTAGAGGAAGCGGATTTGCTTGAAGTGCAAGAAGAAGTGGAGCGTCTGTCTGAACTCGAGGGTTGA